One window from the genome of Breoghania sp. L-A4 encodes:
- a CDS encoding Smr/MutS family protein codes for MSENERKRRKRALSAEEHTLWKRVTETLKPLPGDTRVRAVGKQALAKDKPAAVAAKTPEKPKATTALAGRLVAPPLKKTAPAAPSPGALDRRMLQRLVRGRTAIDGRIDLHGLTQSEAHGRLHSYLAGAQARGHKVVLVITGKGGDGYDGRGVLRRMVPHWLQLPQFRDLVNGFEEAHASHGGSGALYVRIRRRKPPHGFHGF; via the coding sequence GTGAGCGAAAATGAGCGCAAACGCCGCAAACGCGCCCTGTCGGCCGAGGAGCACACCCTGTGGAAACGGGTGACCGAAACGCTCAAGCCGCTGCCCGGCGACACACGCGTGCGCGCGGTCGGCAAGCAGGCCCTGGCGAAGGACAAACCCGCGGCCGTTGCGGCCAAGACACCGGAAAAGCCGAAGGCGACCACAGCCCTCGCCGGCCGGCTGGTCGCGCCGCCTTTGAAAAAGACGGCGCCGGCGGCGCCATCGCCTGGCGCGCTCGACAGGCGCATGCTGCAGCGGCTGGTGCGGGGCCGCACGGCGATCGACGGCCGCATCGATCTGCATGGGCTGACCCAGTCCGAGGCGCATGGCCGCTTGCACAGCTATCTGGCGGGCGCGCAGGCGCGCGGCCACAAGGTGGTGCTTGTGATCACCGGCAAGGGGGGCGATGGATACGACGGGCGCGGCGTGCTGCGGCGAATGGTGCCGCATTGGCTGCAACTGCCGCAGTTCCGCGATCTTGTGAACGGCTTTGAAGAGGCGCACGCATCGCACGGCGGTTCGGGTGCGCTTTACGTCCGCATCCGGCGGCGCAAGCCGCCGCATGGCTTCCACGGTTTCTGA